TAAAAGCTATGGTAGAAGTGATAGATCCTAAGGTAAAAGAGAGGATTTATGATCCTGCGTGTGAGAGTTGTGGCTTTTTAGTAGAGAGCTTTTTGCATATTTTGTATAAAGATAGAGCAAAGGGAGAAAAGGCAAATTTAAGTGCTAGTGAGCTAGAGTTTTTACAAAAAGATGCACTCTTTGGCAAAGAAAAGACACCACTTAGCTATGCTATGGGGGTTATGAATATGATTTTACATGAGATAAAATCCCCAAATATCATAAAAACAAACATTCTAAGTAAGAAAATCACAGATATAACAGAAAGTGAGAAATATGAAGTAATCCTTGCAAATCCACCCTTTGGCGGTAAGGCAAAAGAGCAGATTCAAAATAATTTCTTAGTAGCTTCCAATGCCACAGAACTCCTATTTTTACAACATATTTTAAAATCGCTAAAAAGCAATGGTAGATGTGCCATTATCGTACCTGAATTGGTGCTATTTCAAAATTTAAATGCTTTTGTGAGTGTGAAACAAGATTTGGTAGAAAATTATAATTTAGAATGTGTGCTAGTTTGCCTTATAGTGCGGTAAAGACTAATGTGCTATTTTTCTCTAAAGGAGTAAGGAGTATTCTAAATGGGCAAGATTCTAGCGTGTATTATTATGAGCTTATCCCACCTTATAAACTTATTAAAAATAAGCCTTTAGAATATGCACATTTTAAAGAGTTTTTAGAATGCTATAAGGAGGAAAAATCACGCCTCATTCTTATCTAGTAAGCCTTGAAAGCCTAAGAGCTAGGAATTATGATCTAAGTGCTAAAAATCCTAGTGTAAAGGAAGAGAAAGCTTTGCGTGAAGTAGGAGAGATTTTGCAATCTCTAAAGTATAATCAAAAAGAAGCGGATAAGCTTTTAAAAGAATTAGAACTAGAGATAAGCTAGACTTAGCAAAGTCTATGCTTGTAGTTTTTGTAGCTCCTCATTTATTCTCTCTAGTTTGCCATTTTGCTCATCTAGTGCTTTTTGGTTTGTCTCTAGCACTTCTTTAGGTGCATTTTGGACGAATTTTGCATTTTTGAGCATATTATTTAGTTTATCTATTTCTTTTTGTGTTTTTTCTTTTTGTCTGTTTAGTTTGTTTATTGCTTGAGATAGATCTATGGAATCTGTAGGGATTAGGCTTTGGACTTTTTCTGTTATGTCTGCTATGCAGTTAGATACTTTGCTTTCTACTATTTCTATTTCTTCTGTTTTTGATAGTTTTGATACATATTTTATAAATAATTCTTGTTGTTTGGATTCCAGCTTAGCATTTGGCAGTATATATACTTTTGGTATTTTTTGGTTTGCTAAGTCTATTGTGGTTTTTAGGCGTCTTATTGATACTATTGAATCTAAGATTAATTCAAATAATTGATAATTTTTAGAATCTGTGTAGTTTATGCTTGGATAGTTTTTTACCATTATAGATTCTTTGCTATCTTCTAGTGTGCTTTTATTTAGTCTATGCCATAGATATTCACTAATAAAAGGCATGTATGGGTGAAGCAGGAGCATAGATTCTTTAAAAATTGCTCCAAGCTCTATAATTGAATCTTTATTTGCCTTGCTTAGCTCTATACCCCAATCGCAGAATTCACCCCATAGATACCTATATAGTGTATTAGCACCATCATTAAATCTATATTGCTCTAAGTTGCTTCTTACTTCTTTTGTTGTCTTAGAGAATACTTCTAGCATGTATTTTCCTAGCTCTGTTTTTATCTCTATGTCTTGTAGGTTAGGGAATTGTTCGCAATTTAGCAGTAAAAAGTTAGTAGCGTTATATAGTTTGTTTGTAAAATTTTTACTTATTTCTAGTTGGCTTTGAGACATTCTTACATCTCTTCCTTGAGCACAAAGAATAGCTAGTGTAAATCGCAAAACATCAGCACTATAAGTATCTATCAAGTTTAGTGGATCTACTACATTGCCTTTAGATTTGCTCATCTTTTGACCATGCTCATCTCTTACTAGTGCGTGTAGGTATATATCTGGGAATGGCAGTTCTTTTAGGAAGAATTCTCCCATCATAAGCATTCTAGCAACCCAAAAGAATAATATATCAAACCCTGTAATCATAAGTGAGTTTGGATAGAATTCTCTCAAGTCAGATTCATTCCATAGTGTGTTTTTACCTATATCACCATTACCCCAACCAAGAGTGCTAAAAGGCCATAGTGCAGAGCTAAACCAAGTATCAAGCACATCTGGATCTTGATGTATTTCATTTCCACCACATTTTGGGCAGTTAGTAGGAGTAGTTTTACTGGCCCATTGATGTTTGCATTTGCAATAAAATACAGGTATTTTATGTCCCCACCAAAGTTGCCTTGATATGCACCAATCTCTTAGTTCTTTCATCCAAGCGTTATAGTTATTTTTCCATTGTGGTGGATAGAAATTACTTTCATCTTTGTTTATTTTGTCAATCGCACTTTTTACAACTTCTTTTTTTAAAAACCATTGCTTGGATATGTATGGTTCTACTACATTGCCACATCTATAGCAGTGCCCAACTTGATTTTTATAATCTTCTATTTTTTCTACGAATCCTAAAGATTCTAGCTTTTTTATTATTATCTCTCTTGCTTCTAGTCTCTCTAGTCCTTGAAATTCAGTTGCATTTTCATTTAAGATTCCATATTTATCAAATGCTACTATTTGTTCTAAATTATGTCTTTTACCAACTTCATAGTCATTTACATCATGTGCTGGAGTTACTTTTACAGCTCCAGTTCCAAACTCCATATCAACATGCAAATCTGCAATTATTTTTACTTTTCTGTTTATTATAGGAAGGATTACATTTTTGCCTATTAGATGCTTATACTTTTCATCATTTGGATTTACCATAACAGCAGTATCGCCAAAATAAGTCTCTGGCCTAGTAGTAGCTACAACTATAAACTCTTTAGAATCTTCTAAAAAATATCTAAGATAATATAGTTTTCCATTATTTTCTTTGTAATCTACCTCTATATCGCTTAATGCTCCATCGTGTGTGCACCAATTTACTAAATACTTGCCTTGTACTATATGTCCTTTATTATATAACTCTACAAAGGCTTCTTTAACAGATTCTTGCAATCCCTCATCCATTGTGAATCTTGATCTACTCCACGCAGGTGAGCTACCAAGTTTTCTCATTTGTTTTAGTATTGTTCCACCGCTTTTTTCTTTCCATTCCCATACTTTTTTTACAAATTCTTCTCTACCTAGATCTTCTTTTTTGATACCTTGCTCTAGCAGTTGTTTTTCTACTACATTTTGGGTTGCGATACCTGCGTGGTCTAAGCCGGCTTGCCATAGTGTTTTATAGCCATCCATTCTTTTGTATCTAGTTATTATGTCAATTAAAGTGTGATTTAGGGCATGTCCTATATGAAGGCTTCCTGTTACATTTGGTGGAGGTAGCATGATGCAGAATTTTTTGCCTTCTTTTTGAATTTCTTTATTTCCTTCTATTTCAAAAAAGCCATTTTCTTCCCAAATTTTATAAAACTTATCTTCTATTTCCTTGGGATTGTATGTATTTTTGGTTTCTTTTTGGTTGTTTTCTTGCATAATTAACCTTTGTGGAATACTTTTTGCTAAAGTTAAGTAAAATTTTCGAAATTCTACCAAAATACAGCAAAAATCTTAAGTGGAATTCATGGAAATTAAAAGGAAAAACAAATAAAGGAGTGTGTTATGAAGGGCGAGAGATTTTTGGTTAAGTCTCCTATTTTAGGATTTGAAGATGTAAATGAGGTTGATTGTGCTGAAGTTGATGATGGTGCATTGGCGTTTTTATCAATGATAGGAAAAGATGCAGAATTATTGCTTGTAAATCCATATAAGGTTAGAGAATATTCATTTGAAGTGCCAGTTGGGATTCAAACATTGCTTGATATTAAGCCTAGCTCTAATGTCAAAGTATTTTGTGTGTTTATAAGAGAAAAACAAACAGAGATTTTTATCAATTTCTTAGCACCAATTGTCCTTAATTGTGATAATAATACGTTAGCTCAAGTTGTATTAGATTCAAAAGATTATCCTAATTTTGGGGTTGCAGAATCTATTAAAAGCTATATTAAAGAGTAAAGTTGCCACTTTCTGACTTAAACTTAAAGCAAAGAGAGGCTTGTCTTGCTCCTAGTGGCTATAATTTAGTTATAGCGTCTGCTGGGACAGGCAAGACTTCTACTATTGTTGGGAGAATTTCTTCTTTGTTAAATTTAGGGATTAATCCTAAAGATATTTTACTTCTTACATTTACAAATAAAGCTGCAAAGGAAATGCTAACTAGATTGGAGAAGAAGTTTGATAGTTCTTTGGTAAAAAATATCGAAGCAGGGACATTTCATGCTGTTGCATATAGATATTTACGAGAAAATACACTGATCAACCTAAAACAGCCATCAGAGCTAAAAGCTCTATTTAGAAGCATTTATGATTCAAAAGATATTTTAAGAAATTCAAAAGACGCCTATAAAGCTTCGTATTTATATGATTTGTATTCTTTATTTTATAACTCTAGTATTAGCGGTGATTTTGGCGAGTGGGTCAGTAGAAAAAATGAAGAACAATTGTATTTTACTAGTTTATATAAAGAAGTATGGGAGGAGTTTTGCAAGTTAAAGCAAGATTATAATTATGTAGATTACAACGATTTGCTCTTTATGTATAGGAATCTAGTAGTGCAAAATAATGTCCGATATAGTGAGATTTTAGTTGATGAATATCAAGATACAAATCCGCTTCAAGATTCAATTCTACAAGCATTTAAGCCAGAGTCTTTATTTTGTGTTGGTGATTATGATCAGAGTATTTACGCTTTTAATGGTGCTGATATTAGCATTATTGCAGGTTTCAAAGATAGATACAAAAATAGCAATATTTTTACACTAAGTGATAATTATAGATCTACAAAATCAATTTTGAATCTAGCAAATAAAGTAATAGAAAAAAACCCACGAATCTATCCAAAAAAGCTAGAGGTAGTAAAGCAAGAAGACTATGGTGAACCAAAATTATATGAGTATGAAGATACATTCTCACAATATCAAGGGGTTGCAAATAAAATAAAACTCTCTAATATACCATATGAAAATATCGCTGTTATTTTTAGGAATAACTCTAGTGGCGATGGATTAGAGGCGGTCTTTAGAGAGAATGGAATCCCAACAAAGAGAAAAGGTGGGCTTAGCTTTTTTGATTCAAAAGAAATTAAATACATATTGAATCTTTGCACTATTTTATCTAATCCAAAGGATATGATGGCATTTATCCATACTCTTGGCTATGCAAGAGGTATAGGAGATAGCGTAGCAAAGGAGATTTATGAGGCATTATTATTGCTTGGAGATGGAGATATTATAGAAGGAATGCTAAATCCAAAAGATGATATTCCAAATCCATATCAAAAAAAGGGTCAAACAATTTTACATTCTTTGTTTGAGGAAGAAAAGAGGGTAGCTTTTGTAAATTTAAGAGATGATTTTAAAGAACATAAAATATTAAATAATCTTAGAATCGAGCAAGATGGTGCAGAGTTTTTAAACTCACTTTTTGCGTTTTTAAAGGAATTAAAAGATGTGCAAAAACCATATACCCTAATATCAAAAATATATACAATGCCTATTTTTACCATTGTCGCACAGAAGTTAGCAAAAGATAGAGCTATAAATAAAAATGGAAAATTCGATAAAGAAAAATATGAATTAAGTTTAGAAAGAATAGAGAGGAAGGTGTCCTTGCTTTTAGGATTAGCAGAGCAACATAGTGTATTAGAGAGATTCTTAAATGCCATGCTTTTGGGTTCTAGTGAGATGAGTGAAGGAAGTGGTGTAAATTTACTTAGCATTCATGCAAGTAAGGGGCTAGAGTTTTCTTGTGTTTATATTGTTGATTTAATGGAGGGTAGATTCCCAAATAAAAAGCTAATAGGTCGTGGTGGGAATTTAGAAGAAGAAAGAAGATTGTTTTATGTTGCAGTAACTAGAGCTAAGGATATTTTGCATCTAAGTTATGCAAAGCAAGATAGCATAAGAAATGTAAAATATGAACCTTCTATTTTTCTATATGAGGGAGAATTATTAGAGAACTAAGCCTCTAATAATTGTATTGTTTGCTTTGATTTATCCTCAATATCTTTAAAGTAGCCAATTATTTCTTCTACTATTTCTTTGCTAAGTGCTTTATCTAGCATATCTAGTGCTTTTAGTGTGTCATTTAGCAATATTTGCTTGTTATTATTTAGTTGTGCTAGGTCTATATTGCCTATTTGTTGTATTTTCTCATTATCTTCTATGTATTTTGATATAGGATTTG
The Helicobacter ibis DNA segment above includes these coding regions:
- a CDS encoding valine--tRNA ligase; this encodes MQENNQKETKNTYNPKEIEDKFYKIWEENGFFEIEGNKEIQKEGKKFCIMLPPPNVTGSLHIGHALNHTLIDIITRYKRMDGYKTLWQAGLDHAGIATQNVVEKQLLEQGIKKEDLGREEFVKKVWEWKEKSGGTILKQMRKLGSSPAWSRSRFTMDEGLQESVKEAFVELYNKGHIVQGKYLVNWCTHDGALSDIEVDYKENNGKLYYLRYFLEDSKEFIVVATTRPETYFGDTAVMVNPNDEKYKHLIGKNVILPIINRKVKIIADLHVDMEFGTGAVKVTPAHDVNDYEVGKRHNLEQIVAFDKYGILNENATEFQGLERLEAREIIIKKLESLGFVEKIEDYKNQVGHCYRCGNVVEPYISKQWFLKKEVVKSAIDKINKDESNFYPPQWKNNYNAWMKELRDWCISRQLWWGHKIPVFYCKCKHQWASKTTPTNCPKCGGNEIHQDPDVLDTWFSSALWPFSTLGWGNGDIGKNTLWNESDLREFYPNSLMITGFDILFFWVARMLMMGEFFLKELPFPDIYLHALVRDEHGQKMSKSKGNVVDPLNLIDTYSADVLRFTLAILCAQGRDVRMSQSQLEISKNFTNKLYNATNFLLLNCEQFPNLQDIEIKTELGKYMLEVFSKTTKEVRSNLEQYRFNDGANTLYRYLWGEFCDWGIELSKANKDSIIELGAIFKESMLLLHPYMPFISEYLWHRLNKSTLEDSKESIMVKNYPSINYTDSKNYQLFELILDSIVSIRRLKTTIDLANQKIPKVYILPNAKLESKQQELFIKYVSKLSKTEEIEIVESKVSNCIADITEKVQSLIPTDSIDLSQAINKLNRQKEKTQKEIDKLNNMLKNAKFVQNAPKEVLETNQKALDEQNGKLERINEELQKLQA
- the fliW gene encoding flagellar assembly protein FliW, producing MKGERFLVKSPILGFEDVNEVDCAEVDDGALAFLSMIGKDAELLLVNPYKVREYSFEVPVGIQTLLDIKPSSNVKVFCVFIREKQTEIFINFLAPIVLNCDNNTLAQVVLDSKDYPNFGVAESIKSYIKE
- a CDS encoding ATP-dependent helicase; protein product: MPLSDLNLKQREACLAPSGYNLVIASAGTGKTSTIVGRISSLLNLGINPKDILLLTFTNKAAKEMLTRLEKKFDSSLVKNIEAGTFHAVAYRYLRENTLINLKQPSELKALFRSIYDSKDILRNSKDAYKASYLYDLYSLFYNSSISGDFGEWVSRKNEEQLYFTSLYKEVWEEFCKLKQDYNYVDYNDLLFMYRNLVVQNNVRYSEILVDEYQDTNPLQDSILQAFKPESLFCVGDYDQSIYAFNGADISIIAGFKDRYKNSNIFTLSDNYRSTKSILNLANKVIEKNPRIYPKKLEVVKQEDYGEPKLYEYEDTFSQYQGVANKIKLSNIPYENIAVIFRNNSSGDGLEAVFRENGIPTKRKGGLSFFDSKEIKYILNLCTILSNPKDMMAFIHTLGYARGIGDSVAKEIYEALLLLGDGDIIEGMLNPKDDIPNPYQKKGQTILHSLFEEEKRVAFVNLRDDFKEHKILNNLRIEQDGAEFLNSLFAFLKELKDVQKPYTLISKIYTMPIFTIVAQKLAKDRAINKNGKFDKEKYELSLERIERKVSLLLGLAEQHSVLERFLNAMLLGSSEMSEGSGVNLLSIHASKGLEFSCVYIVDLMEGRFPNKKLIGRGGNLEEERRLFYVAVTRAKDILHLSYAKQDSIRNVKYEPSIFLYEGELLEN